Proteins encoded together in one Synergistaceae bacterium window:
- a CDS encoding 23S rRNA (pseudouridine(1915)-N(3))-methyltransferase RlmH, with product GGRVRVVSEDEEQGRKETMKIAVLAVGKPKDRRIASLIEEYLIRIQPRGLVSLECIPDGTGTSEVRVEREGQEILKRFRPRDRVILLREDGKESDSTEFARMLAREMETAPGRIVLLIGGPWGVSKSIQQRADDSLSLSRMTFTHEMCLLFLAEQLYRAFSILQGAGYHH from the coding sequence GTGGAGGTCGTGTCCGGGTCGTGTCTGAAGACGAAGAACAGGGGAGGAAAGAAACCATGAAAATCGCCGTGCTCGCGGTGGGAAAACCGAAAGACAGGCGAATCGCTTCCCTGATTGAGGAGTATCTCATCCGGATTCAGCCTCGGGGGCTGGTTTCTCTGGAATGCATTCCCGACGGGACGGGAACCTCCGAAGTTCGTGTGGAGCGGGAGGGACAGGAGATTTTGAAGCGATTCCGTCCCCGGGATCGCGTGATTCTGCTGCGGGAAGACGGAAAGGAGTCCGACAGCACTGAATTTGCGCGGATGCTGGCGCGGGAGATGGAGACGGCGCCGGGCAGGATCGTTTTGCTTATCGGCGGTCCCTGGGGGGTCTCGAAAAGCATTCAGCAGCGCGCGGACGACAGTCTTTCTCTCTCTCGCATGACCTTCACCCATGAAATGTGCCTGCTTTTCCTGGCCGAACAGCTGTATCGGGCCTTTTCGATTCTGCAGGGGGCCGGATATCATCATTAG